From the genome of Phytohabitans rumicis, one region includes:
- a CDS encoding RiPP maturation radical SAM C-methyltransferase: MRTCLVSMPWQLLELPSLAIGLLHQRVREARPADTVVEYHGCLDWAEHLLAVTDGALSPDDYTDIADNGLHHGLGDWIFAGSLYGDPTWRTAELHRYAESARVDIDRAVRMRPHVDGFIALAAKKILATDPQVVGFTTTFMQNVPSLALAKRLKHLRPDLLVVMGGANCDGPMGHALHRNHPFVDYAVRGEGEIVLPRLLDRIEAGTGVHDLPGVCWWHDGESVANEQAHTTVPPAMIPVPDFDSWQAQLSASPVREYVEPKLVLEGARGCWWGEKHQCTFCGLNGSFITFRSKSPEQLWHEIQTLMRRHRLLDLIMVDNILDMRYFHGLLPRLAASEWDLRIHYEVKSNLREDQVRQLAEARVAHVQPGIESLSSHALNLMDKGVSGTANVRLLRDCEDHQLTVSWNYLYGFPGECDDNYLAIIAQIPALVHLQPPGSATRIALERFSPYFEQPALGFPERTPAKLYDHVYDLPLPSSWTWRTCSTRHHAASVKKLNGGCARRLRPGAWHTQVRRWSLVKGTTKPSSLRTVAGDGRVRHTCYETGNGRRTNCYAADVAPTRWAENWPKTAGRSARRNATPGSPTAAPRDSSFSTPARSSRWQRGTPRQGRFHRQWRRRDEPGQGRRPNRTRRRTAINGVVRGVPARQRHQPDQC, from the coding sequence ATGAGGACGTGCCTGGTGTCGATGCCATGGCAGCTGCTGGAGCTGCCATCGCTCGCGATTGGCCTGCTGCACCAGCGCGTACGCGAGGCGCGGCCGGCGGACACCGTGGTCGAATACCACGGCTGCCTTGATTGGGCGGAACATTTGCTCGCGGTCACCGACGGAGCATTGAGCCCGGACGACTACACCGACATCGCCGACAACGGTCTGCATCACGGCCTCGGCGACTGGATCTTCGCCGGCTCGCTCTACGGCGATCCGACGTGGCGAACGGCCGAACTGCACCGGTACGCGGAATCGGCGCGCGTCGACATTGACCGCGCGGTACGCATGCGCCCGCACGTGGACGGCTTCATCGCCCTGGCGGCCAAGAAGATCCTTGCCACCGATCCTCAGGTGGTCGGGTTCACCACCACGTTCATGCAGAACGTACCCAGCCTGGCCCTGGCCAAAAGGCTCAAGCACCTGCGCCCGGACCTCCTTGTCGTGATGGGCGGCGCCAACTGTGACGGGCCGATGGGTCATGCCTTGCACCGCAACCACCCTTTCGTCGACTACGCCGTGCGCGGCGAGGGAGAAATCGTCCTGCCCCGCCTGCTCGACCGCATCGAGGCCGGCACCGGCGTCCACGACCTGCCCGGCGTGTGCTGGTGGCACGACGGGGAGTCGGTGGCCAACGAGCAGGCGCATACGACGGTGCCACCCGCGATGATCCCCGTCCCCGACTTCGACAGCTGGCAGGCCCAGCTGTCGGCTTCGCCGGTGCGCGAGTACGTGGAGCCGAAGCTCGTCCTCGAAGGCGCCCGCGGCTGCTGGTGGGGCGAGAAGCATCAATGCACGTTCTGCGGCCTCAACGGCTCATTCATAACCTTCCGCAGCAAGAGTCCAGAACAGCTCTGGCACGAGATACAAACGCTCATGCGCCGACACCGGCTGCTCGACCTCATCATGGTCGACAACATCCTCGACATGCGCTACTTCCACGGCCTGCTGCCACGCTTGGCCGCCAGCGAATGGGACCTGCGCATCCACTACGAGGTGAAGTCAAACCTGCGAGAGGATCAGGTCCGGCAACTCGCGGAGGCTCGGGTCGCGCATGTCCAACCGGGAATCGAAAGCCTCAGCTCACACGCCCTCAACCTCATGGACAAGGGCGTGTCCGGGACGGCAAACGTGCGGCTGCTCCGCGACTGCGAAGATCACCAACTCACCGTCAGCTGGAACTACCTCTATGGATTCCCCGGCGAGTGCGACGACAACTACCTGGCGATCATCGCGCAGATACCGGCGCTGGTGCATCTGCAGCCGCCCGGATCGGCGACCAGGATCGCACTCGAACGGTTCAGCCCCTACTTCGAGCAGCCAGCCCTCGGCTTCCCCGAACGGACGCCCGCGAAACTGTACGACCATGTGTACGACCTCCCACTGCCGAGCTCATGGACCTGGCGTACGTGTTCGACACGCCACCACGCGGCATCGGTGAAGAAGTTGAACGGTGGCTGCGCGAGGCGATTGAGACCTGGGGCCTGGCATACCCAGGTTCGACGCTGGTCGCTCGTGAAGGGGACGACGAAACCCTCGTCGTTGAGGACCGTCGCCGGGGATGGCCGGGTACGACACACGTGCTACGAGACTGGCAACGGGCGGCGTACGAATTGCTACGCCGCGGATGTAGCGCCGACGCGCTGGGCCGAAAACTGGCCGAAGACGGCTGGCCGGTCGGCGCGGCGCAACGCGACGCCTGGCTCGCCCACTGCCGCGCCGAGGGACTCGTCTTTTTCGACGCCGGCACGTTCGTCGCGTTGGCAACGCGGCACGCCGCGGCAAGGGCGTTTCCACCGGCAATGGAGGCGACGCGATGAGCCAGGTCAAGGTCGACGCCCCAATCGCACTCGGCGCCGAACCGCGATCAACGGCGTCGTTCGTGGCGTTCCTGCGCGACAGCGCCACCAACCTGATCAGTGTTGA
- a CDS encoding DUF5825 family protein, translated as MSQVKVDAPIALGAEPRSTASFVAFLRDSATNLISVEWHGTITGALDPTLLHHLQPPTQLEAASEQTLTQWRTRYRYGTCHYRRGPGFVMLKDIRSASSAARYLLDDPLLIATFLRCQTPTTRSSLNHRQRHAVDLLHTARLLLRMDDLLIGLPTRMLRWPIPYTAV; from the coding sequence ATGAGCCAGGTCAAGGTCGACGCCCCAATCGCACTCGGCGCCGAACCGCGATCAACGGCGTCGTTCGTGGCGTTCCTGCGCGACAGCGCCACCAACCTGATCAGTGTTGAATGGCACGGAACCATCACCGGCGCGCTGGATCCGACGCTCCTGCACCACCTGCAGCCACCCACTCAACTGGAAGCCGCGTCGGAGCAGACCCTGACACAGTGGCGCACGCGCTACCGCTACGGCACCTGTCACTACCGGCGCGGCCCAGGATTCGTCATGCTGAAAGACATCCGCAGCGCGTCCTCGGCCGCACGATACCTCCTCGACGATCCCCTCTTGATCGCCACATTCCTGCGATGCCAAACACCAACCACGCGGTCATCGCTGAACCACCGGCAGCGCCACGCAGTCGACCTGCTGCACACGGCGCGGCTCCTGCTACGAATGGACGACCTCCTGATCGGCCTCCCGACCCGCATGCTGCGCTGGCCGATCCCATATACAGCGGTGTGA
- a CDS encoding 3'-5' exonuclease, whose amino-acid sequence MTEVFGRFVNVVDVESTCWADRPPPGEASEIIEIGVCVVDTGQWRRVERRRILVRPRRSRVSSFCTGLTGLTQVDVDGGQEFAAACALVAGELRGRFRTWASWGEYDRRQFERQCAPGGAGYPFGSRHINVKERFATAFGLRRAVGMSQALAHAGLPLEGRHHRGDDDAWNIAAIVIELARLGHPITG is encoded by the coding sequence GTGACCGAGGTGTTCGGACGGTTCGTCAACGTCGTTGACGTCGAGTCGACGTGCTGGGCCGACCGCCCACCGCCCGGCGAGGCGAGCGAGATCATCGAGATCGGCGTCTGCGTGGTCGATACCGGGCAGTGGCGGCGGGTCGAGCGGCGGCGCATCCTTGTGCGGCCGCGCCGGTCGCGGGTCAGCTCCTTCTGCACCGGGTTGACCGGGCTCACCCAGGTCGATGTGGATGGTGGGCAGGAGTTCGCCGCGGCCTGTGCGCTGGTGGCCGGGGAGCTTCGCGGCCGTTTTCGGACCTGGGCCAGTTGGGGCGAGTACGACCGTAGGCAGTTCGAGCGCCAGTGCGCTCCGGGCGGTGCCGGGTACCCGTTCGGCAGCCGCCACATCAACGTCAAAGAGCGGTTCGCCACCGCCTTCGGCCTGCGCCGAGCCGTGGGCATGAGCCAGGCACTGGCGCACGCCGGACTGCCGCTGGAGGGTCGCCATCACCGCGGCGACGACGACGCCTGGAACATCGCCGCGATCGTCATCGAACTCGCCCGACTGGGCCACCCGATCACCGGGTGA
- a CDS encoding nitroreductase family deazaflavin-dependent oxidoreductase codes for MADEVVDSPVGWVARHISSYVDTNGKSGHYFHGVDALLLTTRGRRSGKLRRTALYYGTRDGDFVLVASNGGSVGHPLWYRNLVVDSRVTVQVKDDVFDAVARTAVGEERVELWDRMAQMFPNYARYQAMVEREIPVVVLTRSA; via the coding sequence ATGGCGGACGAGGTTGTCGATAGCCCGGTAGGTTGGGTCGCCCGGCACATCAGCTCCTATGTGGACACCAATGGCAAGTCCGGGCATTACTTCCACGGCGTCGACGCGCTGCTGCTGACCACGAGGGGCCGCCGGTCCGGCAAGCTGCGGCGCACCGCGCTCTACTACGGAACCCGGGACGGCGACTTCGTGCTCGTCGCCTCCAACGGCGGCTCGGTCGGGCATCCGCTGTGGTACCGCAATCTGGTCGTCGACTCGCGCGTGACGGTCCAGGTCAAAGACGACGTCTTCGACGCGGTCGCGCGTACGGCGGTGGGCGAGGAGCGCGTCGAACTGTGGGACCGGATGGCCCAAATGTTCCCGAACTACGCCCGATACCAGGCGATGGTGGAGCGGGAGATCCCGGTCGTCGTGCTCACCCGGTCTGCTTAA
- a CDS encoding SDR family oxidoreductase: protein MGLSAMTPRSVVVTGASTGIGRASVAELAGRGFHVWAAVRTDEDEQALRRDHPDAVSVLRLDLTDEASVRAAGEQVSAAGPLHGLVNNAGAALPGPLEFLPIDVFRRQIEINLVGQLLVTQVMLPALRQARHQGDSARIVMIGSIGGRVAGPMLGPYHAAKFGLVGLADSLRAELAPSGIGVVLIEPGAVATPIWGRGTAAADDLVKTLPPEADRYADQIRAARTNAAKSAARGIAPERAAQVVADALTAANPKPRRVIGRDATAAAVIARLLPYRLLYRLTAARQ, encoded by the coding sequence ATGGGACTGAGTGCCATGACACCAAGGTCAGTCGTGGTCACCGGCGCCTCCACCGGCATCGGGCGCGCATCCGTCGCCGAGTTGGCGGGCCGCGGGTTCCACGTCTGGGCCGCGGTACGCACCGACGAAGACGAGCAGGCACTGCGACGCGACCACCCGGACGCGGTGAGCGTGCTCCGGCTCGACCTCACCGACGAGGCATCCGTACGCGCCGCCGGCGAGCAAGTGTCCGCCGCGGGCCCATTGCACGGGCTGGTCAACAACGCCGGCGCGGCACTGCCCGGCCCGCTGGAGTTCCTGCCCATCGACGTGTTCCGCCGCCAGATCGAGATCAACCTGGTCGGTCAACTACTCGTCACCCAGGTCATGCTGCCCGCCCTACGCCAGGCCCGGCACCAAGGCGACAGCGCCCGCATCGTGATGATCGGGTCGATCGGCGGGCGGGTGGCCGGCCCGATGCTGGGCCCGTACCACGCCGCGAAATTCGGCCTGGTCGGCCTGGCCGACAGCCTGCGCGCGGAGTTGGCGCCGTCCGGCATAGGCGTCGTGCTGATCGAGCCGGGCGCGGTCGCGACACCCATCTGGGGCCGCGGCACCGCGGCGGCCGACGACCTCGTCAAGACGCTCCCGCCCGAGGCCGACCGCTACGCCGACCAGATCCGAGCGGCCCGCACCAACGCCGCCAAGAGCGCCGCCCGCGGCATTGCGCCCGAGCGCGCCGCCCAGGTCGTGGCCGACGCGCTGACCGCCGCCAACCCCAAACCCCGCCGGGTCATCGGGCGCGACGCGACGGCCGCTGCCGTCATAGCCCGCCTCCTGCCGTACCGGCTGCTGTACCGCCTGACCGCCGCCCGCCAGTGA
- a CDS encoding TetR/AcrR family transcriptional regulator: protein MDDKSPLPLRERKHRRTREAIIEAAMTLFAERGFDGVTVTDIAQRAEVGRSTFFRYFTDKQEVLFADDAELRQLLIAACERVAADLAPLGTCLADALAVTRAGLLALTGRIAERSHWLPVRERLIGERAELRARTLLKERGYVEAGIDVLQRHGAAPATALLATNLAAACYAAAHAQTLATGKDLPAALDEAFSHLAGLDTRRLRDRLD from the coding sequence ATGGACGACAAGAGCCCGCTTCCGCTCCGCGAGCGCAAGCACCGCCGTACCCGCGAGGCGATCATCGAGGCGGCTATGACCCTGTTCGCCGAGCGCGGCTTCGACGGTGTCACCGTCACCGACATCGCCCAACGCGCCGAGGTGGGCCGTAGCACCTTCTTCCGCTACTTCACCGACAAGCAAGAGGTGCTCTTCGCCGACGACGCGGAGCTTCGCCAGCTGTTGATCGCGGCCTGCGAGCGGGTCGCCGCCGACCTCGCCCCGCTGGGCACCTGCCTGGCCGACGCGCTGGCCGTGACCCGGGCGGGGCTGCTAGCGCTGACCGGCCGGATCGCCGAGCGGTCGCACTGGCTGCCCGTCCGCGAACGGCTCATCGGCGAGCGCGCCGAACTGCGCGCCCGCACCCTCCTCAAGGAGCGCGGCTACGTCGAAGCCGGCATCGACGTACTCCAGCGTCATGGCGCCGCACCCGCGACCGCGCTGCTGGCCACGAACCTGGCCGCCGCCTGCTACGCGGCGGCCCACGCCCAAACCCTGGCCACCGGCAAGGACCTGCCAGCCGCCCTCGACGAGGCGTTCAGCCATCTGGCCGGGCTCGACACCCGGCGCCTACGCGACCGGCTCGACTGA
- the rph gene encoding rifamycin-inactivating phosphotransferase codes for MIEPYVLDLQEVDGTRVAVVGGKGAHLGELSRIEGIRVPAGFCVTTDAFRRIMADAPSIDDRLDRLSRRNPDDREVIRTLSAEIRQTIEGIAIPDDLATAITRALARLGEHAACAVRSSATAEDLPTASFAGQQDTYLNVVGPAAILQHVGRCWASLFTERAVTYRLRNGFDHRQVRMAVVVQQMVFPQAAGILFTADPVTGNRKVATVDASFGLGEALVSGLVNPDVYKVRDGEVVTKAVAAKQRAIHASPAGGTQEVAIDPQRQRQPALTDAQVVRLVRLGRRIEAHFGRPQDIEWCLVDDGFQIVQSRPITTLFPIPETGDQDNHVYLSVGHQQMMTDPMKPLGISVWQLTAMARMHEAGGRLFVDATQRLASPASRAGFLEMVGKSDPLTGDALETILDRDDFVPTLPDGGTGGPPPGGASTPIETDPAIVTGLIERSQASIAALRRDIRTKTGPALFDFLLEAFQEHKRVLSDPLSAQAIMAGMAATWWLNDRLREWLGEKDAADTLTLSAPDNVTSEMGLGLLDVADVIRPHPQVVAFLQDVEDEGFLDELPKLAGGSEARDAIEAYLDRYGMRCGGEIDITRPRWRERPTTLVPVILDNIRLFEPGAAKRRFEQGRQEAQRKEQDVLSRLRALPDGAQKADETKRMIDRVRTFIGYREYPKYDIVSRYFVYKQALLAEAERLVRADVLPEKEDIFFLTFSELHDVVRTNQVDDHLLQQRKDAFRSYQALTPPRVLTSDGEAVAGAYRRDDAPAGALIGLPVSAGTIEGRARVILDMAEADLEAGDILVTAYTDPSWSPLFVAIAGLVTEVGGLMTHGAVIAREYGLPAVVGVEQATRLIRDGQRIRVHGSDGYVEILP; via the coding sequence ATGATCGAGCCGTACGTGTTGGATCTTCAAGAGGTTGACGGGACGCGGGTCGCGGTCGTTGGCGGCAAGGGCGCGCACCTGGGGGAGTTGTCGCGGATCGAAGGCATCCGGGTGCCGGCCGGGTTTTGCGTGACGACGGACGCCTTCCGGCGGATCATGGCGGACGCGCCGTCGATCGACGATCGGCTCGATCGGCTGTCGCGCCGGAACCCGGATGACCGGGAGGTGATCCGCACGCTCAGCGCGGAGATCCGCCAAACCATCGAAGGGATCGCGATCCCTGACGATCTGGCGACGGCGATCACCCGCGCGCTCGCGCGGCTCGGCGAGCACGCCGCCTGCGCCGTGCGATCCAGCGCGACGGCCGAGGACCTGCCGACGGCTTCCTTCGCCGGTCAGCAGGACACCTACCTGAACGTCGTGGGTCCGGCGGCGATCCTCCAGCACGTCGGCCGGTGCTGGGCGTCGCTGTTCACCGAGCGGGCCGTGACCTACCGCCTGCGCAACGGCTTCGACCACCGGCAGGTCCGCATGGCCGTGGTCGTGCAGCAGATGGTCTTCCCGCAGGCGGCCGGCATCCTGTTCACGGCCGACCCCGTCACGGGCAACCGGAAGGTCGCCACCGTGGACGCCAGCTTCGGGCTCGGCGAGGCCCTGGTCTCCGGCCTGGTGAACCCGGACGTCTACAAGGTGCGAGACGGCGAGGTCGTCACCAAGGCGGTTGCCGCCAAACAGCGTGCCATCCACGCGTCGCCGGCCGGCGGGACGCAGGAGGTGGCGATCGACCCGCAGCGGCAGCGGCAGCCGGCGCTGACGGATGCGCAGGTCGTCCGGCTCGTGCGGCTCGGCCGGCGGATCGAAGCGCACTTCGGCCGCCCGCAGGACATCGAATGGTGCCTGGTCGATGACGGCTTCCAGATCGTTCAGAGCCGGCCGATCACCACGCTGTTCCCCATCCCCGAGACCGGCGACCAGGACAATCACGTCTACCTCTCCGTCGGCCACCAACAGATGATGACCGACCCCATGAAGCCGCTGGGCATCTCCGTGTGGCAGCTGACGGCCATGGCGCGGATGCACGAGGCCGGCGGGAGGCTGTTCGTCGACGCCACCCAGCGCCTGGCCTCGCCCGCGAGCCGCGCCGGCTTTCTGGAGATGGTGGGGAAATCCGATCCGCTGACCGGGGACGCGCTGGAGACCATCCTCGACCGCGACGACTTCGTCCCGACGCTCCCGGACGGTGGTACCGGCGGGCCGCCACCGGGCGGCGCATCCACCCCGATCGAGACCGATCCGGCCATCGTCACCGGGCTGATCGAGCGCAGCCAGGCGTCCATCGCCGCCCTGCGGCGCGACATCCGGACGAAGACCGGGCCGGCGCTGTTCGACTTCCTGCTGGAGGCGTTCCAGGAGCACAAGCGGGTCCTCAGCGATCCGCTGAGCGCACAGGCGATCATGGCGGGGATGGCGGCCACCTGGTGGCTCAACGACCGGCTGCGGGAGTGGCTGGGCGAGAAGGACGCGGCCGACACGCTCACGCTGTCCGCCCCCGACAACGTCACGTCGGAGATGGGGCTGGGGCTGCTCGACGTCGCGGACGTGATCCGCCCGCATCCGCAGGTGGTGGCGTTTCTGCAGGACGTCGAGGACGAGGGCTTCCTGGACGAGCTGCCGAAGCTTGCGGGCGGGAGCGAAGCGCGCGACGCCATCGAGGCATACCTCGACCGGTACGGCATGCGCTGCGGCGGCGAGATCGACATCACGAGGCCGCGTTGGCGCGAACGCCCCACCACGCTCGTGCCCGTGATCCTCGACAACATCAGGCTCTTCGAGCCGGGCGCTGCCAAACGGCGCTTCGAGCAAGGGCGGCAGGAGGCGCAGCGGAAGGAACAGGACGTGCTGTCACGCTTGCGGGCCCTGCCGGACGGTGCGCAGAAAGCCGACGAGACCAAGCGGATGATCGACCGGGTCCGGACCTTCATCGGGTACCGGGAGTACCCGAAGTACGACATCGTCAGCCGCTACTTCGTCTACAAGCAGGCATTGCTGGCGGAGGCCGAGCGCCTCGTGCGGGCCGACGTGCTCCCCGAGAAGGAGGACATCTTCTTCCTCACGTTCTCCGAGCTCCACGACGTCGTGCGCACCAACCAGGTGGATGACCACCTCCTCCAGCAGCGCAAGGACGCGTTCCGGTCGTACCAGGCGCTCACGCCACCCCGGGTGCTCACGTCGGATGGCGAGGCCGTCGCCGGGGCGTACCGGCGTGACGACGCCCCGGCTGGTGCCCTGATCGGCTTGCCGGTCTCCGCCGGGACCATCGAGGGGAGGGCCCGCGTCATCCTTGACATGGCGGAGGCAGATCTCGAAGCGGGCGACATCCTGGTCACCGCCTACACAGACCCCAGCTGGTCGCCCCTGTTCGTCGCGATCGCGGGCCTGGTGACGGAGGTGGGTGGCCTGATGACCCACGGCGCGGTGATCGCCCGGGAATACGGCTTGCCGGCCGTCGTGGGTGTGGAGCAGGCCACCCGGCTGATCCGGGACGGGCAGCGGATCCGCGTGCACGGATCCGACGGGTACGTCGAGATCCTGCCTTGA
- a CDS encoding NAD(P)/FAD-dependent oxidoreductase, producing the protein MTDIKQVVVIGAGYTGMLAALGAAKRAKGQVHVTLVNPWERFTERLRMHQVATGQQLAEHLIPDIVAGTGIDFVQGWATGIDTAARTVAVSTVDGGKVSIGYDTLVYAIGSTTDTSRVPGVAEHAFTLNSPQSAQDMAAHLAHQGNSEFLVCGAGLTGIEAATEIAESHPNVRVTLLSQGEPAAMMGTKARAYLMAALDRLGVTVRAGVSVTKVMPGGVELEGGEFVAADGCLWTTGVRVAPLATESRIATDEHGRIITDAMLRSVSHPEIYAVGDAAAIRQAYGVIHGTCQSGIPTAAHAAENIARQLQGKQLKPFRFGYLHQPVSLGRKDAVIQFTYGDDTPRRWYLTGRAAIFYKETVSSSPIKTYKLAKRLAISSRMLATTGGRRNKSTA; encoded by the coding sequence ATGACTGACATCAAGCAGGTAGTTGTGATCGGCGCCGGATACACCGGCATGCTCGCGGCCCTCGGCGCGGCGAAACGTGCCAAGGGACAGGTGCACGTCACCCTCGTCAACCCGTGGGAAAGGTTCACCGAGCGGCTGCGGATGCACCAGGTCGCCACCGGCCAGCAGCTCGCCGAGCACCTCATCCCGGACATCGTGGCCGGCACCGGCATCGACTTCGTACAAGGCTGGGCGACCGGGATCGACACCGCCGCGCGCACCGTCGCGGTGTCCACCGTGGACGGCGGCAAGGTCTCAATCGGCTACGACACACTGGTGTACGCGATCGGCAGCACCACCGACACCAGCCGCGTCCCCGGCGTCGCCGAGCACGCCTTCACCCTCAACAGCCCGCAGAGCGCACAGGACATGGCCGCACACCTCGCGCACCAGGGCAACAGCGAATTCCTCGTCTGCGGCGCCGGCCTGACCGGGATCGAGGCCGCGACCGAGATCGCCGAGTCCCACCCGAACGTCCGGGTCACCCTGCTCAGCCAGGGCGAGCCGGCCGCGATGATGGGCACCAAGGCCCGCGCGTACCTGATGGCGGCATTGGATCGGCTGGGCGTGACCGTCCGGGCGGGCGTCAGCGTGACCAAGGTAATGCCGGGCGGGGTCGAACTGGAAGGTGGCGAGTTCGTCGCCGCCGACGGCTGCCTGTGGACCACCGGCGTGCGCGTGGCCCCACTGGCCACCGAGTCCCGGATCGCCACCGACGAGCACGGGCGCATCATCACCGATGCCATGCTGCGGTCGGTGTCGCACCCGGAGATCTACGCCGTCGGCGACGCGGCCGCGATCCGCCAGGCGTACGGCGTCATCCACGGCACCTGCCAGAGCGGCATTCCGACCGCGGCGCACGCCGCCGAGAACATCGCCCGCCAGTTGCAGGGCAAGCAGCTCAAGCCGTTCCGCTTCGGCTACCTCCACCAGCCGGTCAGCCTCGGGCGCAAGGACGCGGTCATCCAGTTCACCTACGGCGACGACACCCCTCGGCGCTGGTACCTCACCGGTCGGGCGGCCATCTTCTACAAGGAGACGGTCAGCAGCAGCCCGATCAAGACCTACAAGCTGGCGAAGCGGCTGGCCATCTCGTCGCGGATGCTCGCCACGACCGGCGGACGTCGCAACAAGTCGACGGCGTGA
- the sigJ gene encoding RNA polymerase sigma factor SigJ, with the protein MQHDAIFGQHRSRLHAVAYRVLGRWSDAEDVVQDAWLRWSAVDAGQVENPEGYLVRVTTRLAIDRLRSAASRRETYVGPWLPEPILTTPDVAEDVARSESVSLAMLLVLESLSSLERAVFVLHEAFGYSYGEIATIVERSPESVRQTASRAREHVSRKRRRYDTDQATRRKVTESFMSASTGGDLAALMQVLAPDVRLVCDGGGLAPAPRKAIEGIDLVARALVTFAGRMPQEPRVVVTEVNGGPGIVIYSGDTPAAVIVLHLVDGRAREIHLISNPEKLTAVTGL; encoded by the coding sequence GTGCAGCATGACGCGATCTTTGGCCAGCATCGTTCCCGTCTCCACGCCGTCGCGTACCGGGTGCTCGGCCGCTGGAGCGACGCCGAGGATGTCGTGCAGGACGCGTGGCTGCGGTGGAGCGCTGTCGACGCCGGGCAGGTCGAGAACCCGGAGGGCTATCTGGTCCGGGTGACCACCCGGCTGGCGATCGATCGCCTGCGCAGCGCCGCGTCCCGGCGCGAGACCTACGTCGGGCCGTGGCTGCCCGAGCCCATTCTGACCACGCCCGACGTCGCCGAGGACGTGGCCCGCTCGGAGTCGGTGTCGCTGGCCATGCTGCTGGTCCTGGAGTCGTTGTCGTCCCTGGAGCGGGCGGTCTTCGTGTTGCACGAGGCGTTCGGCTACTCGTACGGCGAGATCGCCACGATTGTCGAGCGCAGCCCCGAATCGGTGCGCCAGACGGCGTCGCGCGCCCGTGAGCATGTGAGCCGCAAGCGGCGGCGCTATGACACCGATCAGGCGACCCGGCGCAAGGTGACGGAGTCGTTCATGTCGGCGAGCACCGGTGGTGATCTTGCCGCGCTGATGCAGGTGCTGGCGCCGGACGTCCGGCTGGTGTGCGACGGCGGCGGGCTGGCGCCGGCGCCGCGCAAGGCGATCGAGGGAATCGACCTGGTGGCGCGGGCGCTCGTCACCTTCGCCGGTCGCATGCCGCAGGAGCCGCGGGTGGTGGTGACCGAGGTCAACGGCGGCCCCGGCATCGTCATCTACTCCGGCGACACCCCGGCGGCGGTCATCGTGCTGCACCTCGTCGACGGGCGCGCCCGGGAGATTCACCTGATCAGCAATCCGGAGAAGCTCACCGCCGTCACTGGTTTGTGA
- a CDS encoding tetratricopeptide repeat protein, with translation MTAAPGWRGAWNLVRARQGHQRALRLWRAGRLRRAQQQVVRAIALFDGAAVVELVGALLTLADFEFQLARYADAEATLGRAIRLLDAAPRAEPCQATLVDALIRLANSQRRQGKLDVAEATLRGAIAGPAEHATPVEPLSAVNNALGVVYKDAGRYAEAAERYAAALATSTHTDLTACIYHNLAGLAHAEGRFADALTPARTALMLHRREHGPTATEVAADAAVLGAVLLGLGHLDEAETQLGQAYRIWVRRFGPDHYEVAVCLHSLGVARYRRGDPAAALRSLDEALRIKTSVLGPDHPEIAALQHNLAVVHAHPRPAR, from the coding sequence ATGACCGCTGCGCCCGGCTGGCGCGGAGCGTGGAATCTGGTCAGGGCCCGGCAAGGTCACCAGCGCGCGTTGCGGCTGTGGCGTGCCGGGCGCCTGCGCCGCGCCCAACAGCAGGTCGTCAGAGCCATCGCCCTCTTCGACGGCGCCGCTGTCGTGGAGTTGGTCGGCGCGCTGCTCACCCTCGCCGACTTCGAGTTTCAGCTGGCCCGCTACGCCGATGCCGAAGCCACCCTAGGGCGAGCCATCCGCCTGCTCGACGCGGCGCCGCGTGCTGAGCCGTGCCAGGCCACGCTGGTCGACGCGTTGATCCGCCTCGCCAACAGTCAACGCCGGCAGGGCAAGCTCGACGTCGCCGAAGCCACGTTGCGTGGCGCCATCGCCGGTCCTGCCGAGCACGCCACACCGGTGGAACCGCTCAGCGCGGTCAACAACGCGCTCGGCGTGGTGTACAAGGACGCCGGCCGCTATGCCGAGGCAGCAGAGCGCTACGCCGCCGCCCTCGCCACGTCCACGCACACCGACCTGACGGCCTGCATTTACCACAACCTGGCCGGGTTGGCGCACGCCGAGGGCCGGTTCGCCGACGCCCTGACACCGGCCCGCACCGCCCTCATGCTGCACCGGCGCGAGCACGGCCCGACCGCGACCGAGGTCGCCGCGGACGCGGCGGTACTCGGTGCGGTCCTGCTCGGCTTGGGCCACCTCGACGAGGCCGAAACCCAACTCGGCCAGGCGTACCGGATCTGGGTCCGTCGCTTCGGCCCGGACCACTACGAGGTCGCCGTGTGCCTGCACAGTCTCGGTGTGGCGCGGTACCGCCGCGGCGATCCGGCGGCGGCCCTTCGCTCGTTGGACGAGGCGCTACGGATCAAGACCAGCGTGCTCGGCCCCGACCACCCGGAAATCGCCGCCCTGCAACACAACCTGGCCGTCGTGCACGCCCACCCACGCCCGGCACGGTAA